A window from Triticum aestivum cultivar Chinese Spring chromosome 6D, IWGSC CS RefSeq v2.1, whole genome shotgun sequence encodes these proteins:
- the LOC123144954 gene encoding uncharacterized protein — protein MDLPDLNYTPPAEDEDEMDEDVRDEMDEDVGDAIVQGVEQAVQKRDILDDKKRYAAYVAMHTLCMSRGGKFKRDDKKNIADFFGVGVWNIQRIWKKAMEQIAEGLDVDVSGQRKGNCGRKPKDINLEQIPTIPLNRRSTIRSLAWQLGCSPTTLHRKFMLKLIKRHTNCLKPALNEKNKKDRMKFCLSMLDETTTQTERPKFKTMHNIIHIDEKWFYMTKRKRNYYLLYGEEEPTRTLQNGSCIGKVMFLTAIARPRWDNEGNVTFSGKLGIWPFVKEVPAQRRSDNRPRGTLETKSIKVNRQVMREFMIENLLPAIQASWPENDAGQTIYIQQDNAKPHILPNDPEFLAAVERTGLDIRLIQQPANSPDLNGLDLGFFSSLQSLTDCLSPRTLQDLIKGVLDEFENYDVYKLNRVFLSLQACMIEILNHAGGNGYKIPHANKERLENFGMLPPRLTCPQEVYANALHNLGIMERVAC, from the exons ATGGATCTCCCAGACCTCAACTACACCCCACCTGCAGAAGATGAAGATGAAATGGACGAAGATGTAAGAGATGAGATGGACGAAGATGTAGGAGATGCAATTGTTCAAG GTGTTGAGCAAGCAGTTCAGAAAAGGGATATCCTAGATGACAAGAAAAGATATGCTGCTTATGTTGCAATGCATACATTGTGCATGAGTAGAGGGGGAAAGTTTAAGAGAGATGACAAGAAAAATATTGCTGATTTCTTTGGAGTGGGTGTCTGGAATAtacaaaggatttggaagaaagcGATGGAGCAAATTGCTGAAGGTCTAGACGTAGATGTTTCAGGTCAGAGGAAAGGAAATTGTGGAAGAAAGCCGAAAGACATCAATCTAGAGCAAATCCCTACCATCCCACTAAACAGGAGGTCTACTATCAGGTCACTTGCCTGGCAACTCGGGTGCAGCCCTACGACACTCCACCGGAAGTTCATGCTCAAGTTGATAAAGAGGCATACAAATTGTTTGAAGCCAGCTCTAAATGAAAAGAACAAGAAGGATAGAATGAAATTTTGCTTGTCAATGCTCGATGAGACAACAACACAAACTGAAAGGCCAAAATTCAAGACCATGCACAACATTATTCATATCGATGAGAAATGGTTCTATATGACCAAGAGAAAAAGGAACTATTATCTGTTGTATGGGGAGGAAGAGCCTACAAGAACTCTGCAAAACGGCAGTTGTATTGGAAAGGTTATGTTCTTGACAGCGATTGCTAGGCCGAGGTGGGATAATGAAGGAAATGTGACCTTCTCTGGAAAACTTGGAATTTGGCCGTTTGTGAAAGAAGTTCCGGCTCAAAGGAGAAGCGACAACAGGCCCAGAGGAACATTGGAGACAAAGTCAATAAAAGTCAACAGGCAAGTAATGAGAGAGTTCATGATAGAGAACCTGCTGCCAGCAATACAAGCATCTTGGCCTGAGAATGATGCTGGGCAAACCATCTATATACAGCAAGACAACGCTAAGCCTCATATCTTGCCTAATGACCCAGAATTTTTAGCAGCCGTGGAAAGAACTGGACTCGATATCAGACTAATCCAACAACCTGCCAATAGCCCTGATCTGAATGGCCTTGACCTTGGGTTCTTCAGCTCGTTGCAATCTCTAACAGATTGTTTAAGCCCTAGAACGCTTCAGGATCTTATCAAGGGTGTGCTAGATGAATTTGAAAACTATGATGTTTACAAGCTGAACAGAGTTTTCCTATCTCTACAAGCTTGCATGATTGAAATCTTGAACCATGCAGGGGGCAATGGGTATAAAATACCCCATGCAAACAAGGAAAGGCTAGAGAACTTTGGGATGCTACCTCCAAGACTTACATGCCCTCAAGAGGTATATGCAAATGCCCTGCACAATCTTGGGATAATGGAGAGAGTTGCTTGTTGA
- the LOC123144955 gene encoding cilia- and flagella-associated protein 99-like, with protein sequence MCEGISHSHAGMPHFQLAGERDPLMGIMEYRNDSEFKVRLRGSNGRGDEPRRAKLRTPAKAAPAQRRGLQRQQHLCMGRNSPWARVGSSSPPLAGGSRAPARLHQRPAVDQHLVSTSGRQQSTTWARGGREEPLAWERSAGVEGRWRSRGGGGGVPGRRWRAGGRAAEAEVECRGGGGGGRR encoded by the exons ATGTGTGAGGGCATCAGTCACTCTCATGCCGGCATGCCGCACTTTCAGCTAGCAG GTGAAAGAGACCCTCTTATGGGAATAATGGAGTACAGAAATGATAGTGAGTTCAAAGTAAGGCTGAG AGGGAGTAATGGGCGAGGAGATGAACCTAGGAGAGCAAAATTGAGAACTCCAGCTAAAGCAGCTCCTGCCCAGCGGCGAGGACTTCAGCGGCAGCAGCACCTGTGCATGGGGAGGAACAGCCCTTGGGCGCGCGTAGGCAGCAGCTCGCCTCCACTAGCGGGCGGCAGCAGAGCACCAGCTCGCCTCCACCAGCGGCCGGCAGTAGATCAGCACCTCGTCTCCACCAGCGGGCGGCAGCAGAGCACCACCTGGGCGCGCGGGGGCCGGGAGGAGCCCCTGGCGTGGGAGAGGAGCGCGGGGGTGGAGGGCAGGTGGCGGAgccgcggaggcggaggtggagtgccGGGGCGGAGGTGGAGGGCGGGTGGCAGAgccgcggaggcggaggtggagtgccggggcggaggcggaggtggaagacGCTGA